Proteins encoded within one genomic window of Besnoitia besnoiti strain Bb-Ger1 chromosome II, whole genome shotgun sequence:
- a CDS encoding sufB/sufD domain-containing protein (encoded by transcript BESB_038590), protein MTGVRSSPSPRPSDASSPSHPSFSQSPSPLLPPPSSPSSLVHPPCSSFSVFSVSAPSSPSPLSSPPTSSPLSQSPHSASSSSATVSRASGASFASPSACQSSRSSRCRSAHCAFLPPSSASAASSPSARAPRSLLSPLSGAGAAGGGEGPPARRTCARLSMASFGLSAVEARGRRHSSAQAALCPEGGSLATQKNRRKNGKNHRHLCRFAASPRTLSLPRRSACTRLRSSPIVSSAVALRLPPAAASSLMAAQRSAPSPEVGTERCTSSSFSFPPASPSPSPSLSPSLSLSRSRPCLSPSSASSPCSEFDSTSVSPLRRSPAFPPQVRVLWLARRKRRAFIPTSRTRGGLFLLSLFSFCVSAGVVSAVELGVYVHPARCAHSADFASSPAPPSIECDLFASGIRSFCGACSGPRCGAAPRATCLSHSLQTSSVPLSFISDSSARPPRASSEALRPELLSRRLASLHCLLPRRDASARGGVSCQLRLGFLCLAARPREASAVATGCASGATSVPRRNSRFQREGVLGGERLTLRPKAISLPLCSDGLSRCHASPVSAGASPPSASAPSASHANGSSRELNDADAAVEAASLRVFASLFGLQRPRDALETPEAPHRPQASQASRGFCAQRRQLSEKAPAAVHELGGVRSPTLRATSTSSAGAEEASVSGVLAAAAPAPPSFFDVSPFSASSGESPEEYLLRGRLAAPAPVLENASAVVARNATTPFAALSPFRVTTEQRARMEPQVLETLTPWKRIVTDKFVKTATDTFIPKTRDFSMHKIAQEAAAQSASVATDLPLVRDAVARAVLAAERQQAQLREKEKIGKEPEQGEEGEDRRDLEGDEENRRPGETPEAAAERRRRHIARETERHMKNLLGGGTQVDFEDSFHFHESWLAEGYEDISAEPRFVSPEWDDVPRPCKNSTSITTLTASHLSRPLIDTADPRKRNTLKIQYVSPKEKKRQAFWESLLVLGRENTHSRLAAAHAWLADRHEQQQEEAYRNRRQIMELAVLRERRRREKQKRIEEAGGVYTPPRPPPYPLPLHYLYVNHRLYNSFKLLNAIGWDACLDLPTPHSRLEAFRHEHNLRSFYLLPVDDRVSLAAGIRRARTAAPQRRQAAQGTAAGNGAAPRGPAEKTPAAAPAYEVVFPPLDSPYLSGARAADPAPPPPSPPVPAASSAPYAASAASAPPLVVPSRLGDFLLSEMDAVLVLRDGVIDSKLSRNLDQFGGVEGAEEEVEGASLLERGTRRSPPSDDPVHPDADATDADAVAGELPEDGDATADAAGRSASRDGGRAGGCCGGAGGRSGAPAPGNAEREEGEKPALPAHRTKREAAEARRITRRLRSTTSA, encoded by the exons ATGACGGGAGTgcgctcctctccctctccccgtCCCAGCgacgcttcttctccttcacATCCGTCTTTTTCTCAGTCTCCTTCTCCACTTTtacctcctccttcttctccttcttcactTGTACATCCTCCTTGTTCTTCGTTTTCAGTGTTTTCTGTGTCTGCGCCTTCATCTCCCTCTCCACTTTCATCTCCTCCTacctcgtctcctctttctcagTCTCCGcattctgcttcttcctcttcagctaccgtctctcgcgcttctggcgcttcgttcgcgtcgccttcggcttGTCAGTCGTCTCGTAGCTCTCGTTGTCGGTCTGCCCACTGTGCGTTTTTGCCGCCTtcaagcgcctccgcggcgtcgtcgccgtccgcgcgagcgccgcgttcccttctctctcctctgtcgggcgcaggcgcagcaggcggaggcgaggggccgccggcgcgcagaacTTGCGCTCGACTCAGCATGGCGAGCTTCGGCCTGAGCGCAGTGGAGGCGAGGGGAAGGAGACACTCGTCTGCCCAAGCTGCCCTGTGCCCCGAAGGCGGGTCGCTCGCCACGCAAAAAAAccgcagaaaaaacggaaaaaatCATAGGCATCTGTGTCGTTTCGCAGCTTCTCCGCGGACTCTGTCCTTGCCCCGAAGGAGTGCCTGCACTCGCTTGCGATCGTCTCCAATCGTTTCTTCTGCGGTCGCCttgcgcctgcctcccgccgctgcgtcttctcttaTGGCTGCCCAGCgatcggcgccgtcgcctgagGTCGGCACCGAACGCTGCacttcgtcttcgttctcttttcctcccgcctctccgtctccctctccctccctctctcctagtctctctctgtctcgttcTAGGCCCTgtctgtcgccttcttctgcgtcgtctccttgCTCAGAATTTGATTCCACCTCCGTGTCGCCTTTGCGGCGGAGCCCCGCCTTTCCTCCGCAGGTTCGTGTTCTCTGGCTTGCGCGACGGAAACGTCGTGCCTTCATTCCCACGAgcaggacgcgcggcggcctttttcttctctcgctcttcagtttctgcgtctcagcTGGCGTCGTTTCAGCAGTCGAACTTggagtgtacgtacacccggCCCGCTGCGCTCATTCCGCAGAtttcgcgtcctcgcccgcgccgccttcgatCGAATGCGATCTCTTTGCCTCGGGGATTCGGTCCTTctgtggcgcatgcagcggtcCGCGTtgtggcgctgcgccgcgcgccactTGTCTCTCGCATTCGCTTCAGACCTCTTCCGTCCCGCTATCGTTCATTTCTGAttcctccgcgcgtccgccgcgtgcttcctctgaggctctgcggccggagcttctttctcgccgactcgcgtctctgcactgcttgctgcctcgtcgcgacgcttctgcgcgaggcggcgtgtCTTGTCAGCTCCGGCTCGGGTTTCTgtgtctcgcggcgcggccgcgcgaggcctccgcagtcGCCACCGGCTGTGCGTCGGGCGCCACTTCTGTTCCACGAAGGAACAGCCGCTTTCAGCGCGAAGGCGTGCTGGGCGGGGAGCGGCTCACGCTGAGGCCGAAGGCCatttcgcttcctctctgttCAGACGGCCTCTCGCGGTGTCATGCGTCACccgtctccgcaggcgcgtcgccgccttccgcgtctgcgccatCTGCATCGCACGCAAACGGCAGCTCGCGAGAGCTTAACGACGCA GACGccgctgtggaggcggcgagtctgcgtgtgtttgcgtccctcttcggcctccaacgcccgcgcgacgcgctggagaccccagaggcgccgcatcGCCCGCAAGCCAGTCAAGCCTCGCGAGGCTTttgcgcgcagcgacgacagcTGAGCGAaaaggcgcccgccgccgtgcACGAGCTGGGGGGGGTGCGGTCGCCAACTCTGCGTGCGACATCCACGTCGTCAGCGGGGGCTGAGGAGGCTTCTGTGTCGGGAGTTctggccgcagcggcgcctgcgccgccttcgttTTTTGACGTTTCGCCGTTTTCTGCATCGTCTGGGGAGAGTCCCGAGGAGTATCTGCTCAGggggcggctcgcggcgcccgcgccggtcCTGGAGAACGCGTCGGCCGTCGTGGCGCGGAATGCGACGACGCCGTTCGCCGCGCTGAGTCCCTTTCGCGTGACCAccgagcagcgcgcgcggatgGAGCCGCAGGTGCTGGAGACGCTGACGCCGTGGAAGCGGATTGTCACAGACAAGTTCGTGAAGACTGCGACCGACACGTTCATCCCGAAAACGCGCGATTTTTCGATGCACAAAATCGCCCaagaggcggctgcgcagagcgcctccgtcgccacCGATCTCCCCCTCGTCCGCGatgccgtcgcccgcgcggtgctcgccgccgagcgacAGCAAGCGCAGCtcagagaaaaggaaaagatAGGAAAAGAACCAGagcagggagaagaaggagaagacagaagagaTCTCGAAGGAGATGAGGAGAACCGTCGGCCGGGGgagacgccggaggcggctgcggagcgacggcggagacatATCGCGCGCGAGACCGAGAGGCACATGAAGAACTTGCTGGGAGGCGGCACGCAGGTCGACTTCGAAGACTCCTTTCACTTTCACGAGTCCTGGCTCGCGGAAGGGTACGAGGACATcagcgcagagccgcgcttCGTGTCACCAGAGTGGGACGACGTCCCGCGCCCTTGCAAG AACTCCACGTCGATTACGACGCTGACGGCCTCGCACTTGAGCCGCCCCCTGATTGACACGGCCGACCCGCGGAAGCGCAACACGCTCAAGATCCAGTATGTCTCGCccaaggagaagaagcgccaaGCCTTCTGGGAGTCGCTGCTTGTGCTGGGGAGAGAAAACACGcactcgcgcctcgccgcggctcacGCGTGGCTGGCGGATCGCCACGAACAGCAGCAAGAAGAAGCCTATCGCAACCGCAGGCAGATCATGGAGCTCGCCGTCctcagagagcgccgccgcagagaaaaacagaaacgaATCGAGGAAGCTGGAGGCGTCTACACAC cgccgaggccgccgccttatccgctgccgctgcactATCTCTACGTAAACCACCGGCTGTATAACTCCTTCAAACTCCTGAACGCGATCGGCTGGGACGCCTGCTTGGATCTGCCGacgccgcactcgcgcctGGAGGCCTTCCGTCACGAGCACAACTTGCGCTCCTTCTATCTCCTTCCGGTTGACGATCGCGTCAGCCTCGCAGCGGGCattcggcgcgcgcgcaccgccgcaccgcagcgaaggcaggcggcgcagggaacGGCCGCTGGGAACGGGGCGGCTCCACGGGGGcctgcggagaagacgcccgcggccgcgccggcctaCGAGGTTGTCTTTCCTCCGCTGGACTCGCCCTACCTctctggcgctcgcgccgcggatcccgcgccgcctccgccgtcgccgccagtgcccgccgcgtcctcagcTCCCTacgcagcctccgcggcctctgcgccgccactGGTCGTGCCCTCGCGGCTGGGCGATTTCTTGCTTTCCGAGATGGACGCGGTGCTAGTGCTGCGCGACGGAGTCATCGATTCGAAGCTCAGCCGCAACCTTGACCAGTTcggcggcgtggagggggctgaggaggaagtcgagggcgccagtctcctcgagcgcggcacccgccgctcgccgccaaGCGACGACCCTGTCCATCCCGACGCTGACGCgaccgacgccgacgccgtcgccggcgagcttccagaggacggcgacgcaacGGCGGATGCGGCAggtcgctcggcgtcgcgcgatGGAGGCCGGGCTGGCGGGtgctgtggaggcgcgggcggtcggagcggcgcgccggcgccggggaACGCCGAGCGGGAAGAGGGGGAGAAGCCGGCACTCCCTGCGCATCGCACGAaacgggaggcggcggaggcgcgccgcatcacgcggcggctgaggtCCACGACGAGCGCGtag
- a CDS encoding sufB/sufD domain-containing protein (encoded by transcript BESB_038600) has product MHRYIGKTSRKFDSDFAIYDYRKFDFGMAKFSALNLASMSDAACIVLGDDPCCRQEGKERINEEKRARGAAIVESLVGRASEPRTAEVKKLAQSSDGARADASAAPHDRRTQPAGKQIGVSPARPLGDGAEYGAEGRLPAAGRERQEALQKAGEAKEKMTLESLIDAMEQSQERGAEATNARGDALSQKRKEMKFQVLHLVTSDDIDLLPYMHQREKAAASAAASEAASGLASGSASGIPLKPPAHPLINPRLVVHVGKGVNCTLHQTFVSLVDLLPETDQQRLRRERERQEKARPAYMRGRGRGGFVNSNTRIVLEEGAELHHIYDQEQAADSWHIENLSVQMDRNSTYVLRHIDLGAQAGRFNLQVEGAESSRHVSLGLAVLNRQQEHGKYEMFHHLKPRAETSQVMKSLIGGKARAVWRGRIRIERDGVGAAAESLNRVVLLDEGSRCVAIPTLEIIPDDVVKANHGAMIRDLDTEPLFFLMSRGIDELEARKMLMKASSDLSPLRIT; this is encoded by the exons ATGCatagatat ATCGGGAAGACGAGTCGCAAGTTTGACAGCGACTTTGCGATTTACGACTACCGGAAGTTCGACTTTGGCATGGCGAAGTTCTCTGCGCTGAATCTCGCGAGCATGAGCGACGCCGCTTGCATCGTCTTGGGAGACGACCCGTGCTGCCGTCAAGAGGGGAAGGAAAGAATCAATGAAGagaaacgcgcgcgcggcgcggcgatcGTCGAGTCGCTCGTCGGCCGTGCAAGCGAGCCTCGCACCGCCGAAGTGAAAAAACTCGCGCagagcagcgacggcgcccgcgcggacgcgtctgccgcgccgcacgaTCGGCGTACGCAGCCTGCTGGGAAGCAAATCGGCGTTTCGCCGGCACGTCCGCTGGGCGATGGAGCGGAATACGGCGCTGAGGGGCGGCTCCCCGCAGCCGGGCGCGAGCGTCAGGAGGCCCTGCagaaggcaggcgaagcgaaggagaagatGACGCTCGAGTCCCTGATCGACGCGATGGAACAGAGCCAGGAGCgtggggcggaggcgacgaacgcgcgcggagaTGCGCTCTCGCAGAAACGAAAGGAAATGAAGTTTCAGGTCCTCCACCTCGTCACCTCGGATGACATCGACCTGCTGCCCTACATGCaccagcgcgagaaggccgcggcctctgcggcagcctctGAGGCGGCATCCGGGTTGGCCTCGGGGTCTGCGTCAGGCATTCCTCTAAAGCCTCCTGCGCACCCGTTGATCAATCCCAGACTCGTGGTTCACGTGGGCAAGGGCGTGAACTGCACGCTGCATCAGACGTTCGTCTCGCTAGTCGATCTTCTCCCCGAGACCGATCAGCAGAGGctccggcgcgagcgcgagcgacaggAGAAGGCCCGACCGGCTTATatgcgagggcgcggccgcggaggattCGTCAACTCGAACACGCGCATTGTcctcgaggaaggcgccgagcTGCACCACATCTACGACCAG gAGCAGGCCGCGGACTCCTGGCATATCGAGAACCTCAGCGTGCAGATGGACAGAAACAGCACTTACGTGCTCCGACACATCGATCTGGGCGCTCAAGCCGGCCGCTTCAACCTGCAG GTCGAAGGCGCGGAGTCGAGTCGCCACGTGTCGCTCGGTCTGGCTGTGCTGAATCGCCAGCAGGAGCACGGCAAGTATGAGATGTTCCATCATTTGAAGCCTCGCGCCGAGACTTCGCAGGTGATGAAGTCTCTGATCGGCGGCAAAG CTCGCGCAGTCTGGCGCGGGCGCATTCGCatcgagcgcgacggcgtgggggccgccgcggagtcgcTCAACCGCGTAGTGCTGCTCGACGAAGGCTCGCGATGCGTCGCGATTCCAACTCTAGAAATCATCCCAGATGACGTAGTCAAA gcaaACCACGGCGCGATGATTCGCGACCTCGACACGGAACCGCTATTCTTCCTGATGTCCCGCGGCATCGACGAGTTGGAAGCGCGAAAAATGCTCATGAAGGCAAGTTCAGACTTGTCTCCTTTGAGAATTACCTGA